A stretch of DNA from Trichoplusia ni isolate ovarian cell line Hi5 chromosome 9, tn1, whole genome shotgun sequence:
TGTAGCATGTTCGAGAATATTTAGTTTCCGAATTAATTTcgagatggcgctgtgtgattCGATGCAACAACATAACTTTTTTTTGACAACGAATCACCCGAAATATTTGGATATTTAGCTAAGCAGTCTTACCAAAAGATAACATACAGAAAAATGCCCTTAGTATTATTTGTCTTATTTTGAATCGCATGAATAAAAGTTCCAACGCAGACAAGAATCAATATGATTTTTACagagttacattattttatttcttactcaAAGACTCCACTTAGCAATCGTAAAGGAAAATATCTTAGGTTAACgtgatttcaaatattgaaatcttaaATTGCCGACCCTCAGTgaactagcgtggtgatcaatggaCAAACTAGATTGACTCTCTCTACGGGAAGAACCCTATAGGTAGAACAAATTCAACTgatcatcatattattataagagtATTTAAGTCAAAGTTGACATGTTATTTCTAGCGTCTACAGCCGTAGAACGGGCAGCACTCAGACGAGCAGCGATGCGGAGCATGAGCAACCTGCTGCACAGCGGCAAGTGTCTGGTGCCGCAGCCACGCTGGCTCACCGTGCGGCAACTAGCACCGGCAGCTGACACCAGGTGAGACAAACAACAACGGTAGAAGAAAACGACGCTGCCGGGTTTGTGcaaaagggttaccgtggccccggtataTAAAGAGCAAAGCaaagaacatgggtgggttttagtcattAAAGTCTAACACGGAAAGGAGCTTCGGTACATATAGGGCAAAACAAGGAACAAAGTCGGCTATGGTCAGTGAAAgcctgacactcccttccgttTAACCTAAAGTGAGAAGGAAAAGGAGTCATATGATGATTTTACATCCGAAAAAAAGGGCCAAGACAATGTTACACTgcattagaaaaaaacaaaagtttttatttcaattaggcTGTATTTaaggcacttttaaaatgttatagtaATGACTCTTACGTGCACGGTTCCAAAAAGTACTAGTCGAGTATCGAATCGATACATAATATTTCTTGTTGTCTGCCGGCAGGTACTTGCCGCCCTGTGTGCAGCTCCACCGCTGCGCGCCTGACTCCGGCTGCTGCCTCAACGAAGGCGAGGTTTGCGCGCCGATTGACGGCAAAACTGTTGTTTTCCCATTCTTCGTAAGTTGCCTTTTGATTATTAATTTCTATGTATTAGttgatttcaataatttaattgtataattcTGCAtcaattggttttttttttataatttcagctCCACAAGGCAAACGGTCAAATGAACGTGGTGAGGATGCAGTTCTTCAACCACACGCAGTGCGCATGCGTGTCCCGGGATACTTACCAGATGACCATCACGCCGCGCGCCGGGAAGGCCAGCTACAGCGATAGCCAGGACAGCCAGGAGGAAGACAGGCCCTCGCGGCGGCCGCTGGGTGACTCCCAGAGTGACTGGAGGCCGCCCACCGAGGAGCCCATGCTGGATAAGGATAACGTGCCCACTGCACCTCCTCAGTTACGAAGGTATCACCTCAATTATAAATTCCGACGAGGACTTCATGTCTTTTAGACTTTCAGTCATTTTTTTCGAATCATGATAATTTTTCCACTATTTTTCTACAGCACCTACTTTTGTTATATCTACATCACCCTATTTTTGACTGGCAGAGAATGCTTCAAGCTGAACGTCCGCTATATTGTACATGGTCATGTATAAgaagtgttaataaataaatacttcttgtaCATATTTGTATTGTTCCTGAAGGAtagaattatttgaatttaatcacGGAATACGATTTCAGCTCactttaatttacatttcataaatatattaactaacatcatttgttttgtagatGTACATGCCCTGGTCTATTCCTGGCAAATATGAAGGACAACGAGCCATGCACGTGCATATGCGACTGGCCGGACGCAGGTCGGCGTCGCGACTGTACGCACCTGGCTAAGGGTCGCGAGCACTTCGGTCTTCGCGACCGCGTGTGCGTGGCTCGTGGGGACTGCAGCCCCCCTACCTGCGAGTACGGCGCCTTCGACCGCGTCAACGGCAAGTGCCCCGAGCGCCGGTACCGCCGCACGAGGTACCACGCGCGCCGCTACCAGGACAAACCTATGGTGTTGTGATGGAACTGTGCATTATGTGCTATTGTGCAAACAGAGAGGGGCTTGGTAATGCTATGagatgttaattttgtttaatgaatCCAGTTACTTTACAGAAGAAAGTTAAAATCTTTTTGCGAAAGTGCGGGGTGGTCTTAACCAggaaaaataaatgcattatttattttttttgtcaaaatttactgtaaaaaaattacataacctATCCGTATCTTAATTCaggaaataaaatgaagaattaaacgaaattaaaagtaGTCCATTGTAAGTGTTAACGATGTGTACATTGTGTTACTTGTTCAAGTGTTTCgtgaataaataaacgtaatttaAGTACTTCCGCGTTAATGATGATGCACAAATTAATGCAATGTGTGAGATGTACGTGTGCTGTTACACATCTATTGACGTCATGGATACATGCTAGGTATAGATAACACCTTGGATACTGCAGGTggaatattttgttcttttttgagTTTGCTAAATGTTAAGTAAGGGTGGCGCAAGAGTCTGCATTCAGATTTGCCGATTCAAGATCACTGTCGAACTGGCTACTGTATAATGTATAGGTATATTGAGAGCGCAGATAGCCGATGGTTCAAGGTCATTACGCCAAACTCACTTAACGCGACGTGTGGCGTGTggcggcttcgatccccgcgtatgacaagcctttgtgtgatccacgaatgttttccttagtctgggtgtctttgtgcatgtgacaaaaatattatattgacacTCGTAAATTGTCTTTTATCCTGAAACTATTAAGTTACGTATGATGCTAGCTCTACTGTTTGCACAAtggaagataataatatattttaatgagacTGCATAATACTTATAAACTAGCTAAATGTTCGTGCCATATGCTTCCGAGTCGATAGCTACGAGTTTATTCTGTTTGAACATTTCTGACGTCTGTCTATCTTTTCTCTcatgtcaataatatttttttaactttatgatTCGGTACTTCAAATGTAATCTGATAGTCCTTTTTTGCTGTGTATCTATATGTCGCAGCCATGTTGTACCTATTATCCGCCGTATTACAATACGGCTAGCAGTTATTGGCTATTTTGAAATGTGGCTAAACGTAATCCGCCTAATTGAAGAACGTATTGCAATGACAGTCCGGCTAATTGTTGATCCTATGGCCCTGTTTTTCATAAAAGATAGCTGTGATGTAATACGGCGGATTATGCAATCCGGCtgtgacatgcacaaagaagTGAAGAGTAAATTaaactatgaatattaaatggtACTGCTTTTATAATTTGTACTAGTAATATACTTTTGCTGTGTTTGTAATGCACACCTTTCTGTCTGTCATCCAATATAGCGCCCTGGGATTTCGGTGTTAACAACATCGAAAACCTACTAGCTGACGTCATTTTTCATTTCGATACGAATCAGTTTCAATAAATTGTGTAACTTAGTCTTTAAGTATTTgttaagttgtaaataaaataattatacttgatattttgttttcctatttttCTATCACTAAGTAAAAAGAGGCGGTGATGAGTGTTTTAACACTGAATAGCTATAGAGAACGTGCCTGGTTATAGTGTGATAGGGAAAAGATTCACAGATCGCAGAAACAAAAAATTGGTTAAGCAACCTTTGATACGGCcatgaatttgatgggtgaccattttgtTTTGGCTTTTTCTATGTTTTGGCTCTTTGTAcgaccaatttattttttgcctaGGTAAGTACCCTGTCTAAAAACTCTGTCAACGTACGCCCCGGGTGGTTTctgcaataaaactaaaacagtgTTAGCTCGCGTTGGacaggcttttgtttttttctttaacactAGGCATGGAAGTAATTAACAGTATTTGCATACACTTCTAAAAGAAGAAACAATTTCAGTCTGCAACTTGAATAAACAAGGCAtcttattatgtaagtattgtACAACTTTATCCGTGTGGATAAGTGACTTTGGGTTGCACAGCAGCAATAGAGGGCAGATAGAGGTGCCCCCCTCCCACGTATGTTCCGCGAAAgttagtaactagctgttgcccgcgggtccACCCGCTAAAAATCGAAGATAACCCctcgggaacataaaatcgggatacacactatcctatgtgttaatcctggttattaaccatctgtgtaccaagtttaaCTTTAaccaaaaacttaaaaaagtaaattcaatAGGCAGATGCAGTGACTCGTCGGCTCGAAAGGGGGATCCCCACTAATATAACGCCACGAAATGCAATACCAGTGATAGAAGTGAAGAGCTAGAGGTGTGACACTAAGGTCGCCACCTCTGGTTTCAGACCCGGAGATGCCATAAGATAGTTCCACCCCAAaacatatagctctagcgatcTCGCTCTAGGCAGCCAATGGCTAGAAAGAGGTGGGATTGTCTTAAAGAGAGCGTCACTTCCCTTGGCATGCAGGATCTTTTAAGTCGCTTGATCTGGATTGTATAGTATGGATGAAAATCGTACATGATTAATTTCCTATGACCGAATTTGTATACTTAAAAgtgttcaatttaa
This window harbors:
- the LOC113497749 gene encoding uncharacterized protein LOC113497749, which codes for MCQSVSRRGRTMLRLSLLVILLTHRIRTAHVTQTPFSNRYDKLFQKLEKLTVAPDRSPSERLDEKLDRLNALADDRDLTEEEEELLSLMTDFGDLSAEQITGVVKDLQRMKEEVSEQEYSDAAWDDEDLPDLAEGDYPMDGNDNDNDWDSEDLADSSATSKPVLGVTPSAFTRTATVKVSAAETIAATNARPRILDEPSTAVERAALRRAAMRSMSNLLHSGKCLVPQPRWLTVRQLAPAADTRYLPPCVQLHRCAPDSGCCLNEGEVCAPIDGKTVVFPFFLHKANGQMNVVRMQFFNHTQCACVSRDTYQMTITPRAGKASYSDSQDSQEEDRPSRRPLGDSQSDWRPPTEEPMLDKDNVPTAPPQLRRCTCPGLFLANMKDNEPCTCICDWPDAGRRRDCTHLAKGREHFGLRDRVCVARGDCSPPTCEYGAFDRVNGKCPERRYRRTRYHARRYQDKPMVL